The Falco naumanni isolate bFalNau1 chromosome 1, bFalNau1.pat, whole genome shotgun sequence genome window below encodes:
- the INTS10 gene encoding integrator complex subunit 10 isoform X8, with translation MSAQGDCEFLVKRARELVPGDLWAAKAWLITARSLYPADFNIQYEMYTIERNAERTASAGRLLYDMFVNFPDQPAVWREISVITSALRNDSQDKQTQFLRGLFETLPGRVQCEMLLKATEQCFNTLERAEMLLLLLRRFPETVVQHGVGLGETLLDAESIEDQESPVNCFRKLFVCDVLPLIINNPDVRLPASLLYKYLNKAAEFYINYVTRSTQTESQYQGSQDSSDIMSPNKRSSQKYVIDGLTEKSSQITDPWERLFKILSVVGMRCEWQMDKGRRSFGDILHRMKDLCRYISNFDSDAHAKYKNQVVYSTMLVFFKNAFQYVSNIQPSLFQGPNAPNQAPLVLLEDVTNIYGDTDIDRNKHIHKKRKLAEGREKTMQSSDDEDPSGKARSRHITVNKADLANSIEVLESFKLARESWELLYSLESLDKEFTRICLSWKTDTWLWLRIFLTDMIIYQGQYKKAISSLHHLAALQGSHSPQQITGQGSLENQRALIQLATCHFALGEYRQTCEKVLDLMCCILLPIQEGGKVQEEQPKVKSKFRKGSDLKLWPCTSRAIMPYCLHLLLACFKLRAFTDSRDDMALGHVVVLLQHEWPRGENLFLKAINKICQQGNFQY, from the exons ATGTCGGCGCAGGGGGACTGCGAGTTCCTGGTGAAGCGGGCCCGCGAGCTGGTGCCGGGGGACCTGTGGGCGGCCAAGGCCTGGCTCATCACAGCGCGAAGCCTCTACCCCGCCGACTTCAACATACAG TATGAGATGTACACTATTGAGAGGAATGCTGAAAGGACAGCatctgcaggcaggctgctctaTGACAT GTTTGTGAATTTTCCAGACCAACCTGCTGTATGGCGGGAGATTAGTGTTATTACATCAGCATTAAGGAATGACTCACAGGACAagcaaacacaatttttaaGAG gattatTTGAAACCCTTCCTGGTCGAGTCCAGTGTGAAATGTTACTGAAGGCCACAGAGCAGTGTTTTAACACAttagaaagagcagaaatgctactactactactgcGACGTTTTCCAGAGACTGTGGTACAGCATGGG GTAGGCCTTGGAGAAACATTATTAGACGCTGAAAGTATTGAAGACCAAGAGTCCCCGGTGAattgttttagaaaattatttg tTTGTGACGTTCTTCCTCTAATAATTAATAACCCTGATGTTCGACTTCCTGCCAGCTTgttatataaatacctgaataaagcagcagaattttatATTAACTATGTAACCAGATCTACACAGACAGAAAGCCAGTATCAAG GTTCACAAGACTCCTCTGATATTATGTCTCCAAACAAGCGTAGCTCTCAGAAATATGTAATAGATGGTCTCACAGAGAAATCATCCCAGATTACAGATCCTTGGGAGAGgctatttaaaatactgtctgtGGTGGGAATGAGGTGTGAATGGCAAATGGATAAGGGAAGAAG AAGTTTTGGTGATATTTTGCATCGAATGAAAGACCTCTGCAGATACATCAGTAACTTTGATAGTGATGCACACGCTAAATATAAAAACCAAGTAGTGTATTCAACAATGTTGgtcttctttaaaaatgcattccaGTATGTCAGCAACATCCAGCCATCGCTCTTCCAAG GTCCAAATGCTCCAAACCAAGCCCCACTGGTTCTTCTCGAGGATGTGACCAATATCTATGGTGATACAGATATTGATCGTaacaaacacatacacaaaaagagaaaacttgctgaaggaagagagaaaacaatg CAGAGCTCAGATGATGAGGATCCTTCTGGAAAGGCACGAAGTCGTCATATTACAGTAAACAAGGCAGATCTTGCAAACTCTATAGAAGTATTAGAGAGCTTTAAACTGGCAAGagagagctgggagctgctgtaTTCTCTGGAATCACTTGACAAAG AGTTCACCAGAATTTGTTTGTCATGGAAGACAGATACCTGGCTTTGGTTAAGAATCTTTCTTACAGACATGATCATCTAccag gggcaGTACAAAAAAGCAATTAGCAGCCTGCATCACCTGGCAGCTCTTCAGGGCTCTCATTCTCCACAGCAAATTACAGGACAAGGATCACTAGAAAATCAGAGAGCACTAATCCAGTTAGCAACATGCCACTTTGCCCTTGGAGAATATCGC caaaCATGTGAAAAAGTGCTTGACCTCATGTGTTGTATTTTACTTCCAATACAAGAAGGAGGTAAAGTACAAGAGGAGCAACCTAAAGTAAAGTCTAAGTTCAGGAAAG GGTCTGATCTGAAGCTTTGGCCGTGTACCAGCAGAGCTATCATGCCTTACTGCCTTCATCTATTGTTAGCTTGTTTCAAG ctCAGAGCTTTCACAGACAGCAGAGATGATATGGCGCTGGGCCATGTAGTTGTTCTGCTGCAGCATGAGTGGCCAAGGGGTGAGAACTTGTTCCTGAAAGCCATCAACAAAATCTGCCAACAAGGAAACTTCCA atattGA
- the INTS10 gene encoding integrator complex subunit 10 isoform X2 gives MSAQGDCEFLVKRARELVPGDLWAAKAWLITARSLYPADFNIQYEMYTIERNAERTASAGRLLYDMFVNFPDQPAVWREISVITSALRNDSQDKQTQFLRGLFETLPGRVQCEMLLKATEQCFNTLERAEMLLLLLRRFPETVVQHGVGLGETLLDAESIEDQESPVNCFRKLFVCDVLPLIINNPDVRLPASLLYKYLNKAAEFYINYVTRSTQTESQYQGSQDSSDIMSPNKRSSQKYVIDGLTEKSSQITDPWERLFKILSVVGMRCEWQMDKGRRSFGDILHRMKDLCRYISNFDSDAHAKYKNQVVYSTMLVFFKNAFQYVSNIQPSLFQGPNAPNQAPLVLLEDVTNIYGDTDIDRNKHIHKKRKLAEGREKTMSSDDEDPSGKARSRHITVNKADLANSIEVLESFKLARESWELLYSLESLDKEFTRICLSWKTDTWLWLRIFLTDMIIYQGQYKKAISSLHHLAALQGSHSPQQITGQGSLENQRALIQLATCHFALGEYRQTCEKVLDLMCCILLPIQEGGKVQEEQPKVKSKFRKGSDLKLWPCTSRAIMPYCLHLLLACFKLRAFTDSRDDMALGHVVVLLQHEWPRGENLFLKAINKICQQGNFQYENFFNYVTNIDMLEEFAYLRTQEGGKIHLELLPNQAMLIKTSSPPMGLLQQEFIPVLQPSIQTADRHHTVTRGITKGVKEDFRLAMERQVSRCGENLMVVLHRFCINEKILLLQTLA, from the exons ATGTCGGCGCAGGGGGACTGCGAGTTCCTGGTGAAGCGGGCCCGCGAGCTGGTGCCGGGGGACCTGTGGGCGGCCAAGGCCTGGCTCATCACAGCGCGAAGCCTCTACCCCGCCGACTTCAACATACAG TATGAGATGTACACTATTGAGAGGAATGCTGAAAGGACAGCatctgcaggcaggctgctctaTGACAT GTTTGTGAATTTTCCAGACCAACCTGCTGTATGGCGGGAGATTAGTGTTATTACATCAGCATTAAGGAATGACTCACAGGACAagcaaacacaatttttaaGAG gattatTTGAAACCCTTCCTGGTCGAGTCCAGTGTGAAATGTTACTGAAGGCCACAGAGCAGTGTTTTAACACAttagaaagagcagaaatgctactactactactgcGACGTTTTCCAGAGACTGTGGTACAGCATGGG GTAGGCCTTGGAGAAACATTATTAGACGCTGAAAGTATTGAAGACCAAGAGTCCCCGGTGAattgttttagaaaattatttg tTTGTGACGTTCTTCCTCTAATAATTAATAACCCTGATGTTCGACTTCCTGCCAGCTTgttatataaatacctgaataaagcagcagaattttatATTAACTATGTAACCAGATCTACACAGACAGAAAGCCAGTATCAAG GTTCACAAGACTCCTCTGATATTATGTCTCCAAACAAGCGTAGCTCTCAGAAATATGTAATAGATGGTCTCACAGAGAAATCATCCCAGATTACAGATCCTTGGGAGAGgctatttaaaatactgtctgtGGTGGGAATGAGGTGTGAATGGCAAATGGATAAGGGAAGAAG AAGTTTTGGTGATATTTTGCATCGAATGAAAGACCTCTGCAGATACATCAGTAACTTTGATAGTGATGCACACGCTAAATATAAAAACCAAGTAGTGTATTCAACAATGTTGgtcttctttaaaaatgcattccaGTATGTCAGCAACATCCAGCCATCGCTCTTCCAAG GTCCAAATGCTCCAAACCAAGCCCCACTGGTTCTTCTCGAGGATGTGACCAATATCTATGGTGATACAGATATTGATCGTaacaaacacatacacaaaaagagaaaacttgctgaaggaagagagaaaacaatg AGCTCAGATGATGAGGATCCTTCTGGAAAGGCACGAAGTCGTCATATTACAGTAAACAAGGCAGATCTTGCAAACTCTATAGAAGTATTAGAGAGCTTTAAACTGGCAAGagagagctgggagctgctgtaTTCTCTGGAATCACTTGACAAAG AGTTCACCAGAATTTGTTTGTCATGGAAGACAGATACCTGGCTTTGGTTAAGAATCTTTCTTACAGACATGATCATCTAccag gggcaGTACAAAAAAGCAATTAGCAGCCTGCATCACCTGGCAGCTCTTCAGGGCTCTCATTCTCCACAGCAAATTACAGGACAAGGATCACTAGAAAATCAGAGAGCACTAATCCAGTTAGCAACATGCCACTTTGCCCTTGGAGAATATCGC caaaCATGTGAAAAAGTGCTTGACCTCATGTGTTGTATTTTACTTCCAATACAAGAAGGAGGTAAAGTACAAGAGGAGCAACCTAAAGTAAAGTCTAAGTTCAGGAAAG GGTCTGATCTGAAGCTTTGGCCGTGTACCAGCAGAGCTATCATGCCTTACTGCCTTCATCTATTGTTAGCTTGTTTCAAG ctCAGAGCTTTCACAGACAGCAGAGATGATATGGCGCTGGGCCATGTAGTTGTTCTGCTGCAGCATGAGTGGCCAAGGGGTGAGAACTTGTTCCTGAAAGCCATCAACAAAATCTGCCAACAAGGAAACTTCCAGTATGAGAATTTTTTCAACTATGTCACAA atattGATATGTTGGAGGAATTTGCTTATTTAAGAACacaggaaggagggaagatTCATCTGGAACTGCTGCCAAATCAAGCAATGCTGATCAA gacttcTAGCCCTCCCATGGGGTTACTGCAGCAGGAATTCATACCTGTGCTACAGCCCAGCATACAGACTGCTGACAG GCATCATACAGTTACCCGGGGTATAACTAAAGGAGTGAAAGAAGATTTCCGCCTGGCCATGGAGCGCCAGGTCTCACGCTGTGGGGAAAACCTCATGGTGGTCTTGCACAGGTTCTGcattaatgagaaaatactgctgcttcAGACTCTTGCTTGA
- the INTS10 gene encoding integrator complex subunit 10 isoform X6 — MSAQGDCEFLVKRARELVPGDLWAAKAWLITARSLYPADFNIQYEMYTIERNAERTASAGRLLYDMFVNFPDQPAVWREISVITSALRNDSQDKQTQFLRGLFETLPGRVQCEMLLKATEQCFNTLERAEMLLLLLRRFPETVVQHGVGLGETLLDAESIEDQESPVNCFRKLFVCDVLPLIINNPDVRLPASLLYKYLNKAAEFYINYVTRSTQTESQYQGSQDSSDIMSPNKRSSQKYVIDGLTEKSSQITDPWERLFKILSVVGMRCEWQMDKGRRSFGDILHRMKDLCRYISNFDSDAHAKYKNQVVYSTMLVFFKNAFQYVSNIQPSLFQGPNAPNQAPLVLLEDVTNIYGDTDIDRNKHIHKKRKLAEGREKTMSSDDEDPSGKARSRHITVNKADLANSIEVLESFKLARESWELLYSLESLDKEFTRICLSWKTDTWLWLRIFLTDMIIYQGQYKKAISSLHHLAALQGSHSPQQITGQGSLENQRALIQLATCHFALGEYRQTCEKVLDLMCCILLPIQEGGKVQEEQPKVKSKFRKGSDLKLWPCTSRAIMPYCLHLLLACFKLRAFTDSRDDMALGHVVVLLQHEWPRGENLFLKAINKICQQGNFQYENFFNYVTNIDMLEEFAYLRTQEGGKIHLELLPNQAMLIKHHTVTRGITKGVKEDFRLAMERQVSRCGENLMVVLHRFCINEKILLLQTLA, encoded by the exons ATGTCGGCGCAGGGGGACTGCGAGTTCCTGGTGAAGCGGGCCCGCGAGCTGGTGCCGGGGGACCTGTGGGCGGCCAAGGCCTGGCTCATCACAGCGCGAAGCCTCTACCCCGCCGACTTCAACATACAG TATGAGATGTACACTATTGAGAGGAATGCTGAAAGGACAGCatctgcaggcaggctgctctaTGACAT GTTTGTGAATTTTCCAGACCAACCTGCTGTATGGCGGGAGATTAGTGTTATTACATCAGCATTAAGGAATGACTCACAGGACAagcaaacacaatttttaaGAG gattatTTGAAACCCTTCCTGGTCGAGTCCAGTGTGAAATGTTACTGAAGGCCACAGAGCAGTGTTTTAACACAttagaaagagcagaaatgctactactactactgcGACGTTTTCCAGAGACTGTGGTACAGCATGGG GTAGGCCTTGGAGAAACATTATTAGACGCTGAAAGTATTGAAGACCAAGAGTCCCCGGTGAattgttttagaaaattatttg tTTGTGACGTTCTTCCTCTAATAATTAATAACCCTGATGTTCGACTTCCTGCCAGCTTgttatataaatacctgaataaagcagcagaattttatATTAACTATGTAACCAGATCTACACAGACAGAAAGCCAGTATCAAG GTTCACAAGACTCCTCTGATATTATGTCTCCAAACAAGCGTAGCTCTCAGAAATATGTAATAGATGGTCTCACAGAGAAATCATCCCAGATTACAGATCCTTGGGAGAGgctatttaaaatactgtctgtGGTGGGAATGAGGTGTGAATGGCAAATGGATAAGGGAAGAAG AAGTTTTGGTGATATTTTGCATCGAATGAAAGACCTCTGCAGATACATCAGTAACTTTGATAGTGATGCACACGCTAAATATAAAAACCAAGTAGTGTATTCAACAATGTTGgtcttctttaaaaatgcattccaGTATGTCAGCAACATCCAGCCATCGCTCTTCCAAG GTCCAAATGCTCCAAACCAAGCCCCACTGGTTCTTCTCGAGGATGTGACCAATATCTATGGTGATACAGATATTGATCGTaacaaacacatacacaaaaagagaaaacttgctgaaggaagagagaaaacaatg AGCTCAGATGATGAGGATCCTTCTGGAAAGGCACGAAGTCGTCATATTACAGTAAACAAGGCAGATCTTGCAAACTCTATAGAAGTATTAGAGAGCTTTAAACTGGCAAGagagagctgggagctgctgtaTTCTCTGGAATCACTTGACAAAG AGTTCACCAGAATTTGTTTGTCATGGAAGACAGATACCTGGCTTTGGTTAAGAATCTTTCTTACAGACATGATCATCTAccag gggcaGTACAAAAAAGCAATTAGCAGCCTGCATCACCTGGCAGCTCTTCAGGGCTCTCATTCTCCACAGCAAATTACAGGACAAGGATCACTAGAAAATCAGAGAGCACTAATCCAGTTAGCAACATGCCACTTTGCCCTTGGAGAATATCGC caaaCATGTGAAAAAGTGCTTGACCTCATGTGTTGTATTTTACTTCCAATACAAGAAGGAGGTAAAGTACAAGAGGAGCAACCTAAAGTAAAGTCTAAGTTCAGGAAAG GGTCTGATCTGAAGCTTTGGCCGTGTACCAGCAGAGCTATCATGCCTTACTGCCTTCATCTATTGTTAGCTTGTTTCAAG ctCAGAGCTTTCACAGACAGCAGAGATGATATGGCGCTGGGCCATGTAGTTGTTCTGCTGCAGCATGAGTGGCCAAGGGGTGAGAACTTGTTCCTGAAAGCCATCAACAAAATCTGCCAACAAGGAAACTTCCAGTATGAGAATTTTTTCAACTATGTCACAA atattGATATGTTGGAGGAATTTGCTTATTTAAGAACacaggaaggagggaagatTCATCTGGAACTGCTGCCAAATCAAGCAATGCTGATCAA GCATCATACAGTTACCCGGGGTATAACTAAAGGAGTGAAAGAAGATTTCCGCCTGGCCATGGAGCGCCAGGTCTCACGCTGTGGGGAAAACCTCATGGTGGTCTTGCACAGGTTCTGcattaatgagaaaatactgctgcttcAGACTCTTGCTTGA
- the INTS10 gene encoding integrator complex subunit 10 isoform X3 codes for MSAQGDCEFLVKRARELVPGDLWAAKAWLITARSLYPADFNIQYEMYTIERNAERTASAGRLLYDMFVNFPDQPAVWREISVITSALRNDSQDKQTQFLRGLFETLPGRVQCEMLLKATEQCFNTLERAEMLLLLLRRFPETVVQHGVGLGETLLDAESIEDQESPVNCFRKLFVCDVLPLIINNPDVRLPASLLYKYLNKAAEFYINYVTRSTQTESQYQGSQDSSDIMSPNKRSSQKYVIDGLTEKSSQITDPWERLFKILSVVGMRCEWQMDKGRSFGDILHRMKDLCRYISNFDSDAHAKYKNQVVYSTMLVFFKNAFQYVSNIQPSLFQGPNAPNQAPLVLLEDVTNIYGDTDIDRNKHIHKKRKLAEGREKTMQSSDDEDPSGKARSRHITVNKADLANSIEVLESFKLARESWELLYSLESLDKEFTRICLSWKTDTWLWLRIFLTDMIIYQGQYKKAISSLHHLAALQGSHSPQQITGQGSLENQRALIQLATCHFALGEYRQTCEKVLDLMCCILLPIQEGGKVQEEQPKVKSKFRKGSDLKLWPCTSRAIMPYCLHLLLACFKLRAFTDSRDDMALGHVVVLLQHEWPRGENLFLKAINKICQQGNFQYENFFNYVTNIDMLEEFAYLRTQEGGKIHLELLPNQAMLIKTSSPPMGLLQQEFIPVLQPSIQTADRHHTVTRGITKGVKEDFRLAMERQVSRCGENLMVVLHRFCINEKILLLQTLA; via the exons ATGTCGGCGCAGGGGGACTGCGAGTTCCTGGTGAAGCGGGCCCGCGAGCTGGTGCCGGGGGACCTGTGGGCGGCCAAGGCCTGGCTCATCACAGCGCGAAGCCTCTACCCCGCCGACTTCAACATACAG TATGAGATGTACACTATTGAGAGGAATGCTGAAAGGACAGCatctgcaggcaggctgctctaTGACAT GTTTGTGAATTTTCCAGACCAACCTGCTGTATGGCGGGAGATTAGTGTTATTACATCAGCATTAAGGAATGACTCACAGGACAagcaaacacaatttttaaGAG gattatTTGAAACCCTTCCTGGTCGAGTCCAGTGTGAAATGTTACTGAAGGCCACAGAGCAGTGTTTTAACACAttagaaagagcagaaatgctactactactactgcGACGTTTTCCAGAGACTGTGGTACAGCATGGG GTAGGCCTTGGAGAAACATTATTAGACGCTGAAAGTATTGAAGACCAAGAGTCCCCGGTGAattgttttagaaaattatttg tTTGTGACGTTCTTCCTCTAATAATTAATAACCCTGATGTTCGACTTCCTGCCAGCTTgttatataaatacctgaataaagcagcagaattttatATTAACTATGTAACCAGATCTACACAGACAGAAAGCCAGTATCAAG GTTCACAAGACTCCTCTGATATTATGTCTCCAAACAAGCGTAGCTCTCAGAAATATGTAATAGATGGTCTCACAGAGAAATCATCCCAGATTACAGATCCTTGGGAGAGgctatttaaaatactgtctgtGGTGGGAATGAGGTGTGAATGGCAAATGGATAAGGGAAGAAG TTTTGGTGATATTTTGCATCGAATGAAAGACCTCTGCAGATACATCAGTAACTTTGATAGTGATGCACACGCTAAATATAAAAACCAAGTAGTGTATTCAACAATGTTGgtcttctttaaaaatgcattccaGTATGTCAGCAACATCCAGCCATCGCTCTTCCAAG GTCCAAATGCTCCAAACCAAGCCCCACTGGTTCTTCTCGAGGATGTGACCAATATCTATGGTGATACAGATATTGATCGTaacaaacacatacacaaaaagagaaaacttgctgaaggaagagagaaaacaatg CAGAGCTCAGATGATGAGGATCCTTCTGGAAAGGCACGAAGTCGTCATATTACAGTAAACAAGGCAGATCTTGCAAACTCTATAGAAGTATTAGAGAGCTTTAAACTGGCAAGagagagctgggagctgctgtaTTCTCTGGAATCACTTGACAAAG AGTTCACCAGAATTTGTTTGTCATGGAAGACAGATACCTGGCTTTGGTTAAGAATCTTTCTTACAGACATGATCATCTAccag gggcaGTACAAAAAAGCAATTAGCAGCCTGCATCACCTGGCAGCTCTTCAGGGCTCTCATTCTCCACAGCAAATTACAGGACAAGGATCACTAGAAAATCAGAGAGCACTAATCCAGTTAGCAACATGCCACTTTGCCCTTGGAGAATATCGC caaaCATGTGAAAAAGTGCTTGACCTCATGTGTTGTATTTTACTTCCAATACAAGAAGGAGGTAAAGTACAAGAGGAGCAACCTAAAGTAAAGTCTAAGTTCAGGAAAG GGTCTGATCTGAAGCTTTGGCCGTGTACCAGCAGAGCTATCATGCCTTACTGCCTTCATCTATTGTTAGCTTGTTTCAAG ctCAGAGCTTTCACAGACAGCAGAGATGATATGGCGCTGGGCCATGTAGTTGTTCTGCTGCAGCATGAGTGGCCAAGGGGTGAGAACTTGTTCCTGAAAGCCATCAACAAAATCTGCCAACAAGGAAACTTCCAGTATGAGAATTTTTTCAACTATGTCACAA atattGATATGTTGGAGGAATTTGCTTATTTAAGAACacaggaaggagggaagatTCATCTGGAACTGCTGCCAAATCAAGCAATGCTGATCAA gacttcTAGCCCTCCCATGGGGTTACTGCAGCAGGAATTCATACCTGTGCTACAGCCCAGCATACAGACTGCTGACAG GCATCATACAGTTACCCGGGGTATAACTAAAGGAGTGAAAGAAGATTTCCGCCTGGCCATGGAGCGCCAGGTCTCACGCTGTGGGGAAAACCTCATGGTGGTCTTGCACAGGTTCTGcattaatgagaaaatactgctgcttcAGACTCTTGCTTGA
- the INTS10 gene encoding integrator complex subunit 10 isoform X4 — translation MSAQGDCEFLVKRARELVPGDLWAAKAWLITARSLYPADFNIQYEMYTIERNAERTASAGRLLYDMFVNFPDQPAVWREISVITSALRNDSQDKQTQFLRGLFETLPGRVQCEMLLKATEQCFNTLERAEMLLLLLRRFPETVVQHGVGLGETLLDAESIEDQESPVNCFRKLFVCDVLPLIINNPDVRLPASLLYKYLNKAAEFYINYVTRSTQTESQYQGSQDSSDIMSPNKRSSQKYVIDGLTEKSSQITDPWERLFKILSVVGMRCEWQMDKGRSFGDILHRMKDLCRYISNFDSDAHAKYKNQVVYSTMLVFFKNAFQYVSNIQPSLFQGPNAPNQAPLVLLEDVTNIYGDTDIDRNKHIHKKRKLAEGREKTMSSDDEDPSGKARSRHITVNKADLANSIEVLESFKLARESWELLYSLESLDKEFTRICLSWKTDTWLWLRIFLTDMIIYQGQYKKAISSLHHLAALQGSHSPQQITGQGSLENQRALIQLATCHFALGEYRQTCEKVLDLMCCILLPIQEGGKVQEEQPKVKSKFRKGSDLKLWPCTSRAIMPYCLHLLLACFKLRAFTDSRDDMALGHVVVLLQHEWPRGENLFLKAINKICQQGNFQYENFFNYVTNIDMLEEFAYLRTQEGGKIHLELLPNQAMLIKTSSPPMGLLQQEFIPVLQPSIQTADRHHTVTRGITKGVKEDFRLAMERQVSRCGENLMVVLHRFCINEKILLLQTLA, via the exons ATGTCGGCGCAGGGGGACTGCGAGTTCCTGGTGAAGCGGGCCCGCGAGCTGGTGCCGGGGGACCTGTGGGCGGCCAAGGCCTGGCTCATCACAGCGCGAAGCCTCTACCCCGCCGACTTCAACATACAG TATGAGATGTACACTATTGAGAGGAATGCTGAAAGGACAGCatctgcaggcaggctgctctaTGACAT GTTTGTGAATTTTCCAGACCAACCTGCTGTATGGCGGGAGATTAGTGTTATTACATCAGCATTAAGGAATGACTCACAGGACAagcaaacacaatttttaaGAG gattatTTGAAACCCTTCCTGGTCGAGTCCAGTGTGAAATGTTACTGAAGGCCACAGAGCAGTGTTTTAACACAttagaaagagcagaaatgctactactactactgcGACGTTTTCCAGAGACTGTGGTACAGCATGGG GTAGGCCTTGGAGAAACATTATTAGACGCTGAAAGTATTGAAGACCAAGAGTCCCCGGTGAattgttttagaaaattatttg tTTGTGACGTTCTTCCTCTAATAATTAATAACCCTGATGTTCGACTTCCTGCCAGCTTgttatataaatacctgaataaagcagcagaattttatATTAACTATGTAACCAGATCTACACAGACAGAAAGCCAGTATCAAG GTTCACAAGACTCCTCTGATATTATGTCTCCAAACAAGCGTAGCTCTCAGAAATATGTAATAGATGGTCTCACAGAGAAATCATCCCAGATTACAGATCCTTGGGAGAGgctatttaaaatactgtctgtGGTGGGAATGAGGTGTGAATGGCAAATGGATAAGGGAAGAAG TTTTGGTGATATTTTGCATCGAATGAAAGACCTCTGCAGATACATCAGTAACTTTGATAGTGATGCACACGCTAAATATAAAAACCAAGTAGTGTATTCAACAATGTTGgtcttctttaaaaatgcattccaGTATGTCAGCAACATCCAGCCATCGCTCTTCCAAG GTCCAAATGCTCCAAACCAAGCCCCACTGGTTCTTCTCGAGGATGTGACCAATATCTATGGTGATACAGATATTGATCGTaacaaacacatacacaaaaagagaaaacttgctgaaggaagagagaaaacaatg AGCTCAGATGATGAGGATCCTTCTGGAAAGGCACGAAGTCGTCATATTACAGTAAACAAGGCAGATCTTGCAAACTCTATAGAAGTATTAGAGAGCTTTAAACTGGCAAGagagagctgggagctgctgtaTTCTCTGGAATCACTTGACAAAG AGTTCACCAGAATTTGTTTGTCATGGAAGACAGATACCTGGCTTTGGTTAAGAATCTTTCTTACAGACATGATCATCTAccag gggcaGTACAAAAAAGCAATTAGCAGCCTGCATCACCTGGCAGCTCTTCAGGGCTCTCATTCTCCACAGCAAATTACAGGACAAGGATCACTAGAAAATCAGAGAGCACTAATCCAGTTAGCAACATGCCACTTTGCCCTTGGAGAATATCGC caaaCATGTGAAAAAGTGCTTGACCTCATGTGTTGTATTTTACTTCCAATACAAGAAGGAGGTAAAGTACAAGAGGAGCAACCTAAAGTAAAGTCTAAGTTCAGGAAAG GGTCTGATCTGAAGCTTTGGCCGTGTACCAGCAGAGCTATCATGCCTTACTGCCTTCATCTATTGTTAGCTTGTTTCAAG ctCAGAGCTTTCACAGACAGCAGAGATGATATGGCGCTGGGCCATGTAGTTGTTCTGCTGCAGCATGAGTGGCCAAGGGGTGAGAACTTGTTCCTGAAAGCCATCAACAAAATCTGCCAACAAGGAAACTTCCAGTATGAGAATTTTTTCAACTATGTCACAA atattGATATGTTGGAGGAATTTGCTTATTTAAGAACacaggaaggagggaagatTCATCTGGAACTGCTGCCAAATCAAGCAATGCTGATCAA gacttcTAGCCCTCCCATGGGGTTACTGCAGCAGGAATTCATACCTGTGCTACAGCCCAGCATACAGACTGCTGACAG GCATCATACAGTTACCCGGGGTATAACTAAAGGAGTGAAAGAAGATTTCCGCCTGGCCATGGAGCGCCAGGTCTCACGCTGTGGGGAAAACCTCATGGTGGTCTTGCACAGGTTCTGcattaatgagaaaatactgctgcttcAGACTCTTGCTTGA